A DNA window from Clavibacter sepedonicus contains the following coding sequences:
- a CDS encoding IS481-like element IS1121 family transposase gives MSHGNARLTVHGRVLLVRRVVEDRRPVAHVARELGVSRQCAHRWVNRFRAEGLRGLTDRSSRPRSVPRRTSPERERAVLEARAQLRAGPARLAPVTGVPSRTISRILRRHGAPPLAWLDPVTGAVIRASRSTAHRYEHEHPGDLIHVDVKKLGRIPDGGGWRVHGRSEQVRGRGIGFDYVHAAVDDHTRLAYAEIHPDEKGATAAGFLTRAAAYFAGHGITRIERVITDNAFAYRHSTAFKNAVQDLGARQKFIRPHCPWQNGKVERFNRTLATEWAYRQPFTSNQHRADALDPFIEHYNTERIHSSHGLTPAARVSPTS, from the coding sequence ATGTCCCACGGTAATGCTCGTCTGACGGTTCACGGGAGGGTTCTCCTCGTGCGGCGGGTGGTGGAGGATCGTCGGCCGGTCGCGCACGTCGCGCGGGAGCTGGGGGTGTCGCGGCAGTGCGCGCATCGATGGGTGAACCGGTTCCGTGCCGAGGGGCTGCGAGGGCTGACGGATCGGTCATCGCGGCCCCGGTCAGTACCGAGGCGAACGAGCCCGGAGCGGGAACGGGCCGTGCTGGAAGCGCGGGCCCAGTTGCGGGCGGGTCCTGCGCGGCTGGCGCCGGTGACAGGTGTTCCATCCCGTACGATCTCCCGCATCCTGCGCCGGCACGGGGCGCCGCCGTTGGCATGGTTGGACCCCGTCACCGGGGCCGTGATCCGGGCATCCCGGTCAACGGCGCACCGGTATGAGCACGAGCATCCGGGTGATCTGATCCACGTGGACGTGAAGAAGCTCGGGAGGATCCCGGACGGAGGCGGCTGGCGGGTCCACGGGCGCAGCGAGCAGGTCCGCGGCCGCGGGATCGGGTTCGATTACGTCCATGCCGCGGTCGATGACCACACCCGTCTCGCCTACGCGGAGATCCATCCCGATGAGAAAGGCGCGACCGCGGCCGGGTTCCTGACCCGCGCAGCGGCGTACTTCGCCGGGCATGGGATCACCCGGATCGAGCGGGTCATCACGGACAACGCGTTCGCCTACCGGCACTCGACCGCGTTCAAGAACGCCGTCCAGGACCTGGGCGCGCGGCAGAAGTTCATCCGCCCGCACTGCCCCTGGCAGAACGGCAAGGTCGAGCGCTTCAACCGGACCCTCGCGACCGAGTGGGCCTACCGGCAACCCTTCACCAGCAACCAACACCGGGCCGACGCGCTTGACCCCTTCATCGAGCACTACAACACTGAACGAATCCACTCAAGCCACGGGCTCACGCCCGCGGCCCGAGTGTCACCAACGTCATGA
- a CDS encoding trypsin-like serine peptidase, producing the protein MRMRPSRGATTSETRDPQEHPAALPVPVRGRRRPLAGLGALAVVASLAVAVPSPASAASVADPAAAAGTASVSASTTEEATAYWTADRRADALATEGAAHGAAATDGAAATAATEATAATDATADTTATGSTPGRIVTHPGLEYVGILFYVADGRNRTCTASVVDTPQGDAIATAAHCLVDPATGAPVRLATFVPGTKAAQAPFGLWPVDTSSVTDSWKRTHAVVDDAGFARVRSLDGRTLADVVGAARPVFDRPLVPAQGAAGTLSVLGYPQAAPYSGTQLVACASVPRRSAHHTVSLPCALGDGAGGAPIYTRGARVPVRGELRPEQRSVVAAPASPAAGRADVVLAEWGAEAQQALAALTAR; encoded by the coding sequence ATGCGCATGCGTCCGTCCCGTGGAGCCACCACTTCCGAAACCCGCGACCCGCAGGAGCATCCGGCGGCGCTGCCGGTGCCGGTGCGCGGCCGGCGCCGTCCGCTCGCGGGCCTCGGCGCGCTCGCCGTCGTCGCGTCCCTCGCCGTCGCGGTGCCAAGCCCCGCCTCCGCCGCGTCCGTCGCGGACCCGGCGGCCGCTGCCGGGACGGCGAGCGTCTCCGCGTCCACGACGGAGGAGGCGACCGCGTACTGGACGGCCGACCGGCGCGCCGACGCGCTCGCCACCGAGGGGGCCGCGCACGGCGCGGCTGCGACGGACGGCGCGGCTGCGACGGCCGCGACGGAGGCGACGGCCGCGACGGATGCCACGGCCGACACTACGGCCACGGGCTCCACGCCGGGGCGCATCGTCACGCACCCCGGCCTGGAGTACGTGGGCATCCTCTTCTACGTCGCCGACGGCCGGAACCGGACCTGCACGGCGAGCGTGGTGGACACGCCGCAGGGCGACGCCATCGCCACGGCCGCGCACTGCCTCGTCGACCCGGCCACCGGCGCACCCGTGCGGCTCGCCACCTTCGTCCCCGGCACCAAGGCCGCGCAGGCCCCCTTCGGGCTCTGGCCGGTGGACACCTCCTCCGTCACCGACTCCTGGAAGCGCACGCACGCCGTGGTCGACGACGCCGGCTTCGCACGCGTCCGGTCCCTCGACGGCCGGACGCTCGCGGACGTGGTCGGCGCCGCCCGCCCGGTGTTCGACCGCCCGCTCGTCCCGGCGCAGGGCGCCGCGGGCACCCTGTCCGTCCTCGGCTACCCGCAGGCTGCGCCCTACTCCGGCACGCAGCTGGTCGCGTGCGCCAGTGTCCCCCGGCGGTCCGCGCACCACACGGTCTCCCTGCCCTGCGCCCTCGGCGATGGAGCAGGGGGCGCGCCGATCTACACCCGCGGCGCGCGCGTCCCGGTGCGCGGCGAGCTCCGACCCGAGCAGCGGTCCGTGGTCGCGGCGCCGGCCAGCCCGGCAGCGGGTCGCGCCGACGTCGTGCTCGCGGAGTGGGGCGCGGAGGCGCAGCAGGCGCTCGCCGCGTTGACCGCTCGGTGA
- a CDS encoding SGNH/GDSL hydrolase family protein, whose amino-acid sequence MTDESPAPRGDRSPDAAPADGPAAGPTDRRRTLTRRALVAGGGLAALSAVAAVAGCTTTPRPAPPTGGATVSPSADPGDPAASAVTASGGPPIDPMTYAPDDALAGFYALRDRVRERRLTIGVLGDSITEGQGATTLQHAYPAQLRDRLRGAYPSGARGGLDYIASRHQITVPADQGFAFAGTPTAGGRHGWGRRVVALTEAAGPGTYTARMTSARVCWWAPGLDAAITVQVDGGAPETVRAEAGGSLTWTSPQLESAEHEITVAWAGGKPELEGAWLFDGDEDRGIHVIEGGNSGSQLWQLSEKARPDGVSTWIRSAPRFALDLWMPEHLINDVVVRTPEEVRSDAAVLIELIRSTSEAPILFTPPYERTTLPIRGTTWADYIGALRDAASADPLADVFEIGAYIPRMVGDGASDPYRWMGPDNHPNDRGYARFAEVLAAKLSATPA is encoded by the coding sequence ATGACCGACGAGTCCCCCGCCCCGCGCGGCGACCGCTCCCCCGACGCAGCGCCCGCCGATGGACCGGCCGCCGGTCCGACCGACCGGCGCCGCACGCTCACCCGCCGCGCGCTCGTCGCGGGCGGCGGCCTCGCCGCGCTCTCCGCCGTCGCCGCCGTCGCGGGCTGCACCACGACGCCGCGCCCCGCACCGCCCACCGGCGGCGCCACCGTCAGCCCGTCGGCGGATCCCGGTGACCCGGCAGCGTCCGCCGTCACCGCATCCGGCGGCCCGCCCATCGACCCCATGACCTACGCCCCCGACGACGCGCTCGCCGGCTTCTACGCGCTGCGCGACCGGGTGCGCGAGCGCCGCCTCACGATCGGCGTGCTCGGCGACAGCATCACCGAGGGCCAGGGCGCCACCACCCTGCAGCACGCCTACCCCGCCCAGCTGCGCGACCGGCTGCGCGGCGCGTACCCGTCCGGCGCACGCGGCGGCCTCGACTACATCGCCTCGCGGCACCAGATCACCGTGCCCGCCGACCAGGGCTTCGCGTTCGCCGGGACGCCCACGGCCGGTGGGCGGCACGGCTGGGGACGACGCGTCGTCGCGCTCACCGAGGCCGCGGGCCCCGGCACGTACACCGCGCGCATGACCTCGGCGCGCGTGTGCTGGTGGGCGCCCGGCCTCGACGCGGCGATCACCGTGCAGGTCGACGGCGGCGCGCCCGAGACGGTGCGCGCCGAGGCCGGCGGATCCCTCACCTGGACGAGCCCGCAGCTGGAGTCCGCGGAGCACGAGATCACGGTGGCCTGGGCCGGCGGGAAGCCCGAGCTGGAGGGCGCGTGGCTCTTCGACGGCGACGAGGACCGCGGCATCCACGTCATCGAGGGCGGCAACTCCGGCTCGCAGCTCTGGCAGCTCTCGGAGAAGGCGCGGCCCGACGGCGTGAGCACCTGGATCCGCTCGGCCCCCCGCTTCGCGCTCGACCTCTGGATGCCCGAGCACCTCATCAACGACGTGGTCGTCCGCACGCCGGAGGAGGTGCGCTCGGACGCGGCCGTGCTCATCGAGCTCATCCGCTCCACGAGCGAGGCGCCCATCCTCTTCACGCCGCCCTACGAGCGCACGACGCTGCCGATCCGCGGCACGACGTGGGCCGACTACATCGGCGCGCTCCGGGACGCCGCCTCGGCGGATCCGCTCGCGGACGTCTTCGAGATCGGCGCATACATCCCGCGCATGGTCGGCGACGGCGCGTCCGACCCCTACCGCTGGATGGGCCCGGACAACCACCCGAACGACCGCGGCTACGCGCGCTTCGCCGAGGTGCTCGCCGCGAAGCTCTCGGCCACCCCGGCCTAG
- the glgP gene encoding alpha-glucan family phosphorylase, whose protein sequence is MKAIRRFTVRAVLPEELSALDELAGNLRWSWYEPTRRVFAHVSPELWERTGHDPVALLGAVDQERLRELAADEGFVAWAEEQRADLRAYVRESRWYQSLEGDVPEAIGYFSPEYGIAAALPQYSGGLGILAGDHLKSASDLGVPLVGVGLFYRSGYFRQGISSDGWQQETYPVFDPDGLPLQVLRDGDGRPVQVELGLPAGRTLHARIWQARVGRIPLLLLDTDVPENDDDLRRVTDRLYGGGGEHRLHQELLLGIGGVRAIAAHARVTGSPVPRVFHTNEGHAGFLGVERISTLMADGLDFDEALQVVRAGTVFTTHTPVPAGIDRFDVGLVREHVTERLLPGVPPERVLGLGAELHDGGSPDVFNMALMGLRLAQRANGVSQLHGEVSRGMFAGLWPGFDTDEVPIASVTNGVHAPTWTDPMLMSLARERLGTWDTTAADWSSTAVSDGDLWDVRGRMRRQLVEDARRRVVRAWREQNPGAVEPAWLEDVLDPEVLTIGFARRVPTYKRLTLMLHDRERLRRILTDADRPVQIVVAGKSHPADDEGKRLIQELVRFAAEPGIRGRLVFLPDYDIGMAQLLYPGTDVWLNNPLRPLEACGTSGMKAALNGALNLSILDGWWNEYYDGGNGWAIPSADGAHDGAERDAMEATALYDLIENRIAPRFYERDADGVPVGWVHDIRHTLRTLSPELSADRMVRQYVERLYVPAGRAQAAVAADGWARARELVAWRGRVAAAWPSVQVAHVESEGVGQQAQVGDELRVRAWVALGGLDAGDVTVEVVHGRTGDGDVLTDVVRHPLSPVGGSGGQQEYAGAVALTTAGPFGYTVRVVPRHELLASSAEPGLVAVAS, encoded by the coding sequence GTGAAGGCCATCCGCAGATTCACCGTCCGTGCCGTCCTCCCGGAGGAGCTGTCCGCGCTGGACGAGCTCGCCGGGAACCTCCGATGGTCCTGGTACGAGCCGACCCGCCGCGTGTTCGCGCACGTGAGCCCCGAGCTGTGGGAGCGGACGGGCCACGATCCGGTCGCGCTGCTCGGTGCGGTCGACCAGGAGCGGCTCCGGGAGCTCGCCGCCGACGAGGGGTTCGTCGCCTGGGCCGAGGAGCAGCGCGCGGACCTCCGGGCCTACGTGCGCGAGTCCAGGTGGTACCAGTCCCTCGAGGGCGACGTGCCCGAGGCGATCGGCTACTTCTCGCCCGAGTACGGCATCGCCGCCGCGCTGCCGCAGTACTCGGGCGGCCTCGGGATCCTCGCGGGCGACCACCTCAAGAGCGCCTCCGACCTCGGCGTCCCGCTCGTGGGCGTCGGCCTGTTCTACCGCTCCGGCTACTTCCGCCAGGGGATATCCTCCGACGGCTGGCAGCAGGAGACCTACCCCGTCTTCGACCCCGACGGCCTGCCGCTCCAGGTGCTGCGCGACGGGGACGGCCGGCCCGTCCAGGTCGAGCTGGGCCTGCCCGCCGGTCGGACGCTGCACGCGCGGATCTGGCAGGCGCGCGTCGGCCGCATCCCGCTGCTCCTCCTCGACACCGACGTGCCCGAGAACGACGACGACCTGCGCCGCGTCACCGACCGGCTCTACGGCGGCGGCGGCGAGCACCGGCTGCACCAGGAGCTGCTGCTCGGCATCGGCGGGGTGCGCGCCATCGCGGCCCACGCACGCGTGACGGGTTCGCCCGTGCCGCGCGTCTTCCACACCAACGAGGGCCACGCCGGCTTCCTCGGCGTCGAGCGGATCTCGACCCTGATGGCCGACGGCCTCGACTTCGACGAGGCGCTGCAGGTCGTGCGCGCCGGCACGGTCTTCACGACGCACACGCCCGTGCCCGCGGGCATCGACCGGTTCGACGTCGGCCTCGTGCGCGAGCACGTCACGGAGCGGCTGCTGCCCGGGGTGCCGCCGGAGCGCGTGCTGGGGCTCGGCGCGGAGCTCCACGACGGCGGATCCCCGGACGTGTTCAACATGGCGCTCATGGGTCTCCGCCTCGCGCAGCGCGCCAACGGCGTCTCCCAGCTGCACGGCGAGGTCAGCCGCGGCATGTTCGCGGGGCTCTGGCCGGGGTTCGACACCGACGAGGTGCCGATCGCGAGCGTGACGAACGGCGTGCACGCGCCGACGTGGACGGATCCGATGCTCATGTCGCTCGCGCGCGAGCGCCTCGGCACCTGGGACACGACGGCGGCCGACTGGTCGTCGACGGCCGTGAGCGACGGCGACCTCTGGGACGTGCGCGGCCGGATGCGCCGCCAGCTCGTGGAGGACGCCCGCCGCCGCGTGGTGCGCGCCTGGCGCGAGCAGAACCCGGGCGCCGTCGAGCCCGCGTGGCTCGAGGACGTGCTCGACCCCGAGGTCCTCACGATCGGGTTCGCACGGCGCGTGCCGACCTACAAGCGCCTGACGCTCATGCTCCACGACCGGGAGCGCCTCCGCCGGATCCTCACCGACGCCGACCGGCCCGTGCAGATCGTGGTGGCGGGCAAGTCGCACCCGGCGGACGACGAGGGCAAGCGCCTCATCCAAGAGCTCGTGCGCTTCGCGGCCGAGCCAGGGATCCGGGGCCGCCTCGTGTTCCTGCCCGACTACGACATCGGCATGGCGCAGCTGCTCTACCCGGGCACCGACGTCTGGCTCAACAACCCGCTCCGCCCGCTGGAGGCGTGCGGCACGTCCGGCATGAAGGCGGCGCTCAACGGCGCGCTCAACCTGTCGATCCTCGACGGCTGGTGGAACGAGTACTACGACGGCGGCAACGGCTGGGCGATCCCGTCGGCCGACGGCGCGCACGACGGCGCCGAGCGCGACGCGATGGAGGCGACCGCGCTCTATGACCTCATCGAGAACCGCATCGCCCCGCGCTTCTACGAGCGCGACGCGGACGGCGTGCCCGTCGGGTGGGTGCACGACATCCGGCACACCCTGCGGACGCTGTCGCCCGAGCTCAGCGCCGACCGCATGGTGCGCCAGTACGTCGAGCGGCTGTACGTGCCCGCCGGCCGGGCGCAGGCCGCGGTCGCCGCGGACGGCTGGGCGCGCGCCCGCGAGCTGGTGGCCTGGCGCGGACGCGTCGCCGCCGCGTGGCCGTCCGTGCAGGTCGCGCACGTCGAATCCGAGGGCGTCGGCCAGCAGGCGCAGGTCGGCGACGAGCTGCGCGTGCGCGCATGGGTGGCGCTCGGCGGCCTCGACGCGGGCGACGTGACGGTCGAGGTCGTGCACGGCCGCACCGGCGACGGCGACGTGCTCACCGACGTGGTGCGGCACCCGCTCTCGCCCGTGGGCGGATCCGGCGGGCAGCAGGAGTACGCGGGCGCCGTGGCCCTCACGACGGCGGGGCCGTTCGGCTACACCGTGCGGGTCGTGCCGCGGCACGAGCTGCTGGCCTCGAGCGCGGAGCCGGGGCTGGTCGCGGTCGCGAGCTGA
- the glgX gene encoding glycogen debranching protein GlgX, whose translation MTIDLPPISRSYISRPYPLGATVVARDGGLPSGLNVAVYSETAEAIEVCVFDDDGTESRTRLSERTGHVFHGLVEGAGIGTRYGLRVHGEWDPARGLRHNPAKLLLDPYAIAIEGHPTWGEDVFAHTFDDPDAINEADSAASMPRSVVADRRFDWEDDEAPRTPLDETVVYEVHVKGFTQQMESVPEEIRGTYAGMAHPSAIEYLTDLGVTSVELLPVHHFMQDSHLEEKGLRNYWGYNSIGFLAPYSDYSSAGDDGSQVAEFKEMVKALHAAGLEVILDVVYNHTAEGNHMGPSLSLKGIDNASYYRLVEGDEASYFDTTGTGNSLNVGHPAALALIMDSLRYWVEEMHVDGFRFDLATTLTRQDGDAEIHSAFLTLIHQDPVLAPVKMIAEPWDTAGYQVGGFPADWSEWNGKFRDDVRDFWHSGQNVLGALAQRITGSPDVYESGRRSPLCSVNFITAHDGFTLADLTSYDEKHNEANGEDNNDGESDNRSSNAGVEGPTDDPEIIAIRDRQRRNMLGTLLLSSGVPMVLGGDEIARTQGGNNNAYCQDDEISWFDWANVDRNLQDFTRKLIRLRRGNRALRPIWFRGDDVEGAEEAVRFIRADGATLEPQDWEDPNAFSIGVIMKGRDSDAFFVAFNAAEGPVEFQLPEGIGVSWHLAISSDSEQNVTEDATSILVRDRSFTVLRAARS comes from the coding sequence GTGACCATCGACCTCCCTCCCATCAGCCGCTCCTACATCAGCCGCCCCTACCCGCTCGGCGCGACCGTCGTCGCGCGCGACGGCGGCCTGCCCAGCGGCCTCAACGTCGCCGTGTACTCCGAGACCGCCGAGGCCATCGAGGTCTGCGTCTTCGACGACGACGGCACCGAGTCCCGCACGCGCCTCTCCGAGCGCACCGGCCACGTCTTCCACGGCCTCGTCGAGGGCGCCGGCATCGGCACCCGCTACGGCCTCCGCGTCCACGGCGAGTGGGACCCGGCCCGCGGCCTCCGCCACAACCCCGCCAAGCTCCTGCTGGATCCCTACGCCATCGCCATCGAGGGCCACCCCACCTGGGGCGAGGACGTCTTCGCGCACACCTTCGACGACCCGGACGCGATCAACGAGGCCGACTCGGCCGCGTCCATGCCCCGCTCCGTCGTCGCGGACCGCCGCTTCGACTGGGAGGACGACGAGGCCCCGCGCACGCCGCTCGACGAGACCGTCGTCTACGAGGTGCACGTGAAGGGCTTCACGCAGCAGATGGAGTCGGTCCCCGAGGAGATCCGCGGCACGTATGCGGGGATGGCGCACCCCAGCGCCATCGAGTACCTCACCGACCTCGGCGTCACGAGCGTCGAGCTCCTGCCGGTGCACCACTTCATGCAGGACTCGCACCTCGAGGAGAAGGGCCTCCGCAACTACTGGGGCTACAACTCCATCGGCTTCCTCGCGCCCTACTCCGACTACAGCTCGGCGGGCGACGACGGGTCGCAGGTCGCCGAGTTCAAGGAGATGGTGAAGGCGCTGCACGCCGCCGGCCTCGAGGTGATCCTGGACGTGGTCTACAACCACACCGCCGAGGGCAACCACATGGGCCCGTCGCTGTCGCTCAAGGGCATCGACAACGCCTCCTACTACCGGCTCGTGGAGGGCGACGAGGCGTCGTACTTCGACACCACCGGCACCGGCAACAGCCTCAACGTCGGCCACCCGGCCGCGCTCGCGCTGATCATGGACTCGCTCCGCTACTGGGTCGAGGAGATGCACGTCGACGGCTTCCGCTTCGACCTCGCCACGACGCTCACGCGCCAGGACGGCGACGCGGAGATCCACAGCGCGTTCCTCACCCTCATCCACCAGGACCCGGTGCTCGCGCCCGTGAAGATGATCGCCGAGCCGTGGGACACCGCCGGCTACCAGGTCGGCGGCTTCCCCGCCGACTGGTCGGAGTGGAACGGGAAGTTCCGCGACGACGTGCGCGACTTCTGGCACAGCGGGCAGAACGTGCTCGGCGCGCTCGCCCAGCGGATCACCGGCAGCCCGGACGTGTACGAGTCCGGCCGCCGCTCGCCGCTGTGCAGCGTGAACTTCATCACCGCGCACGACGGCTTCACCCTCGCGGACCTCACCTCGTACGACGAGAAGCACAACGAGGCCAACGGCGAGGACAACAACGACGGCGAGAGCGACAACCGCTCCTCCAACGCCGGCGTCGAGGGTCCGACGGACGACCCCGAGATCATCGCGATCCGCGACCGCCAGCGCCGCAACATGCTCGGCACGCTGCTGCTGTCGTCAGGCGTCCCGATGGTGCTCGGCGGCGACGAGATCGCGCGCACGCAGGGCGGCAACAACAACGCGTACTGCCAGGACGACGAGATCTCGTGGTTCGACTGGGCGAACGTGGACCGCAACCTGCAGGACTTCACGCGGAAGCTCATCCGCCTGCGTCGCGGCAACCGGGCGCTGCGGCCGATCTGGTTCCGCGGCGACGACGTCGAGGGCGCCGAGGAGGCCGTGCGCTTCATCCGGGCCGACGGCGCGACGCTGGAGCCGCAGGACTGGGAGGACCCGAACGCCTTCAGCATCGGCGTGATCATGAAGGGCAGGGACAGCGACGCGTTCTTCGTCGCGTTCAACGCGGCCGAGGGTCCCGTCGAGTTCCAGCTGCCCGAGGGCATCGGCGTCTCGTGGCACCTCGCCATCTCGTCCGACTCCGAGCAGAACGTGACCGAGGACGCGACGAGCATCCTCGTGCGCGACCGCTCGTTCACCGTGCTGCGGGCCGCGCGCTCCTAG
- a CDS encoding glycogen debranching protein, with protein sequence MPRPGPPVPLGLTLSDQGGTLRLVSHGASAVELTVSAADDPRRVAEVVAMERGDGGVWTGSSARLVPGTAYSVRVDGDPAPGDSFDPTRHLLDPYARGLVQVGPAAWRSVVTREVPAEERAARRAARPVVPRDRQVLYELHVRGFTKTDERLPEELRGTYAGLGHASTVERLVDLGITTVELLPVHASTSEERLRAQGRINHWGYNTLAYLAPHAPYATRAARDAGADAVAAEFRGMVDALHAAGIQVVLDVVYNHTAEEGADGPVTSLRGIDGSRYYRHAPDGTPIDVTGCGNTVDLSRPDAQRLVLDSLEHWSDVMGVDGFRFDLAVTLGRDERVDFDPAHPLLRAIVEDEALAGLLMIAEPWDVGMGGWRTGGFGSGWSEWNDGYRDVVRDFWLADVAASRRTGGAPNGVGALASCLAGSSGTFAADRGPLASVSFVTAHDGFTLADLTSYDRKHNSGNGESNRDGTDANRSWNHGVEGPTRDARILAARRRSSRNLLGTLLVSAGIPMITMGDERGRSQRGNNNGYCLDNAATWMRWDEDAWRMDLEATTRHLIRIRRDNPALRPVRYAEPDATVPSASVLAWRDADGAPMTEAAWESAGTRTLQWISTSTPETEGPNTVLVVVHGQETRATVTLPEHDGVTRWRLLWSSEWERPEVVSIDDAPGDRVEVDGPALRIYLAR encoded by the coding sequence ATGCCGCGCCCCGGACCGCCCGTGCCCCTGGGGCTGACGCTCTCCGACCAGGGCGGCACGCTGCGCCTCGTGAGCCACGGCGCGTCCGCCGTGGAGCTCACCGTCTCGGCCGCCGACGACCCGCGCCGCGTGGCCGAGGTCGTCGCGATGGAGCGGGGCGACGGCGGCGTGTGGACGGGATCCAGCGCCCGGCTCGTCCCCGGCACCGCGTACTCCGTGCGCGTCGACGGCGACCCCGCGCCCGGCGACTCCTTCGACCCGACGCGCCACCTGCTGGACCCCTACGCGCGCGGCCTCGTGCAGGTCGGCCCCGCCGCGTGGCGCTCGGTCGTCACGCGCGAGGTGCCCGCCGAGGAGCGCGCCGCCCGCCGCGCCGCGCGACCCGTCGTGCCCCGCGACCGCCAGGTGCTCTACGAGCTGCACGTGCGTGGCTTCACGAAGACCGACGAGCGGCTGCCCGAGGAGCTGCGCGGCACGTACGCGGGGCTCGGGCACGCCTCCACCGTGGAGCGCTTGGTCGACCTGGGGATCACGACGGTCGAGCTGCTGCCGGTGCACGCCTCCACGAGCGAGGAACGTCTGCGGGCGCAGGGCCGGATCAACCACTGGGGCTACAACACGCTCGCGTACCTCGCGCCGCACGCGCCCTACGCCACCCGCGCCGCACGCGACGCGGGGGCCGACGCGGTCGCGGCCGAGTTCCGCGGCATGGTCGACGCGCTGCACGCCGCGGGGATCCAGGTCGTGCTCGACGTCGTCTACAACCACACCGCCGAGGAGGGCGCCGACGGTCCGGTCACCAGCCTCCGCGGCATCGACGGATCCCGCTACTACCGGCACGCGCCCGACGGCACGCCCATCGACGTGACGGGGTGCGGCAACACGGTCGACCTGTCCCGGCCGGACGCGCAGCGCCTCGTGCTCGACTCGCTGGAGCACTGGTCCGACGTGATGGGCGTCGACGGCTTCCGCTTCGACCTCGCCGTCACCCTCGGGCGCGACGAGCGCGTGGACTTCGACCCGGCGCATCCGCTGCTGCGCGCGATCGTCGAGGACGAGGCGCTCGCGGGCCTGCTGATGATCGCCGAGCCGTGGGACGTGGGCATGGGCGGCTGGCGCACGGGCGGGTTCGGATCCGGCTGGAGCGAGTGGAACGACGGCTACCGCGACGTCGTGCGCGACTTCTGGCTCGCCGACGTGGCCGCGTCCCGGCGCACCGGCGGCGCGCCGAACGGCGTGGGCGCCCTCGCCTCCTGCCTTGCAGGATCCTCGGGCACCTTCGCCGCCGACCGCGGCCCGCTCGCCTCCGTCTCCTTCGTCACGGCGCACGACGGCTTTACGCTCGCCGACCTCACCTCCTACGACCGCAAGCACAACAGCGGCAACGGCGAGTCCAACCGCGACGGCACGGACGCGAACCGCTCGTGGAACCACGGCGTGGAGGGGCCGACGCGCGACGCCCGGATCCTCGCCGCCCGCAGGCGGTCCTCCCGCAACCTCCTCGGCACGCTCCTCGTCTCGGCGGGGATCCCGATGATCACGATGGGCGACGAGCGCGGCCGCTCGCAGCGCGGCAACAACAACGGCTACTGCCTCGACAACGCCGCCACGTGGATGCGCTGGGACGAGGATGCCTGGCGGATGGACCTGGAGGCGACCACGCGCCACCTCATCCGCATCCGGCGGGACAACCCGGCGCTCCGGCCCGTGCGCTACGCGGAGCCCGACGCGACCGTGCCGAGCGCGTCGGTCCTCGCCTGGCGCGACGCGGACGGCGCACCCATGACGGAGGCGGCCTGGGAGTCCGCCGGCACGCGCACGCTGCAGTGGATCAGCACCTCCACCCCCGAGACCGAGGGCCCGAACACGGTGCTCGTCGTCGTCCACGGGCAGGAGACCCGCGCGACGGTGACGCTGCCGGAGCACGACGGCGTGACGCGCTGGCGCCTCCTCTGGTCGAGCGAGTGGGAGCGGCCCGAGGTCGTGTCGATCGACGACGCGCCCGGCGACCGCGTCGAGGTCGACGGGCCGGCCCTGCGGATCTACCTGGCCCGCTGA